In a single window of the Diospyros lotus cultivar Yz01 chromosome 10, ASM1463336v1, whole genome shotgun sequence genome:
- the LOC127811661 gene encoding ATPase family AAA domain-containing protein At1g05910, which translates to MYSKRSGQSDGPVPGPVRTSDRLRRRPKIYARPYLYYAPSIIRPKRSKTKTRTAASQIAKMLRPGNRPVRTPGNSSVPTNLRRSTRKRRVSVNLEDYTDSSGTEDNDLMRPRYRSSRNQIDNSASQDDFSSPKRKKVAETRLLPRREGLRPRHSKKIAREQLTIGSDDEQGTSEEKVGADDTENGNDIEDNDADDGEGQDDGDGEDEGEGEDGEEDGDDEEGEEEQGRRRYDLRNRADVRRLSLEEGKQRPRSPRRVLHQGMGTKVSRDVRRGGSRVHKRHRLTRAEDSDDSLLVDELDQGPPIPWGRGGARSGPPWLFGGLDMHGTTAWGLNVAASGWGHQSDALVNLTSGVQTAGPSSKGGADIQPLQVDDSVSFDDIGGLSEYVDALKEMVFFPLLYPDFFASYHITPPRGVLLCGPPGTGKTLIARALACAASKAGQKVSFYMRKGADVLSKWVGEAERQLKLLFEEAQRNQPSIIFFDEIDGLAPVRSSKQEQIHNSIVSTLLALMDGLDSRGQVVLIGATNRVDAIDGALRRPGRFDREFNFPLPGCEARAEILDIHTRKWKQPPSKELILELAATCVGYCGADLKALCTEAAIRAFREKYPQVYTSDDKFLIDVDSVKVKKDHFVEAMSTITPAAHRGSIVHSRPLSSVVAPCLHRHLKKAMGIISNIFPALEVSSELTKLSMLSYGSAVPLVYRPRLLICGEEGVGLDHLGPAILHELEKFPVHSLGLPSLLSDPSAKTPEEALVHIFGEARRTTPSILYLPQFNLWWENAHEQLKAVLTTLLEELPSDFPILLLGTFTVPLSELGEEHSSIFSLCNVYQVDKPSSEDRSMFFGRLMEVALSIQSDGVREKSKKSGSLPELPKVPKVASGPKASELKAKAEAEQHALRRLRMCLRDVCNRILYDKRFSVFHYPVQDEDAPNYRSIIQNPMDMATLLQLVDSGKYVTCRAFLEDFDLILTNAKKYNGDDYNGARIVSRAHELRDAVHGMLSQMDPALVAFCEKIEAEGGPVPLPDELAGSFPPTPVVQLATVTRASARLRNVQPEVNLDQSYEALKRPKKNSDTAHAGLTAEDGPRIQEVPQSKSPQEPEEDDTNAGGSESSPADPSPCERETTEETSACRSEDVLMSDGEIYSKIESVKRIFMERTEDYGIPQLERLYTRVMKGVFETKGSEPGDDHKSSILSYLFKFAENKANF; encoded by the exons ATGTATTCTAAGCGATCCGGTCAAAGCGATGGACCTGTTCCTGGGCCAGTACGGACAAGTGATAGGCTTCGGAGAAGGCCAAAGATATATGCTCGCCCATACTTGTATTATGCTCCATCCATTATTCGTCCTAAGCGAAGCAAGACGAAGACAAGAACAGCAGCTTCTCAGATTGCTAAGATGTTGCGCCCGGGTAACCGACCAGTCCGGACCCCAGGCAATAGT TCAGTCCCGACAAACCTTCGGCGATCTACAAGGAAGAGGAGGGTTTCTGTAAATCTGGAAGATTACACTGATAGTTCTGGAACGGAGGACAATGACCTAATG AGACCGAGATATCGAAGTTCCAGGAACCAGATTGATAATAGTGCAAGTCAAGATGATTTTTCATCTCCAAAGCGTAAAAAAGTTGCTGAGACTAGATTATTGCCTCGGCGAGAAGGATTGCGACCTCGACattcaaaaaaaattgcaagGGAACAATTAACCATTGGATCTGATGATGAACAGGGTACTTCTGAGGAGAAAGTTGGTGCAGATGATACAGAAAATGGGAATGACATAGAGGATAATGATGCAGATGATGGGGAGGGTCAAGATGACGGTGATGGGGAGGATGAAGGAGAGGGTGAAGATGGAGAGGAGGATGGTGATGATGAAGAGGGGGAGGAAGAACAAGGTAGGAGGCGATATGATCTTCGCAATCGTGCAGATGTTCGTAGGCTCTCTCTTGAGGAGGGTAAGCAAAGACCTAGGTCTCCACGAAGAGTGTTGCACCAAGGAATGGGGACTAAAGTTAGTAGGGATGTGAGAAGGGGGGGATCCCGAGTTCATAAACGTCATCGCCTAACAAGAGCTGAAGATTCTGATGATTCACTCCTTGTGGATGAGCTAGACCAAGGCCCTCCTATTCCTTGGGGAAGGGGCGGGGCCAGATCTGGTCCACCTTGGCTTTTTGGGGGACTTGACATGCATGGTACAACAGCATGGGGTTTGAATGTTGCTGCATCTGGTTGGGGCCATCAGAGTGATGCTTTGGTCAACTTGACTTCTGGTGTCCAAACCGCTGGGCCAAGCTCCAAGGGAGGTGCAGACATTCAACCTTTGCAGGTTGATGATAGTGTAAGTTTTGATGACATTGGTGGGCTTTCTGAATATGTTGATGCTTTGAAAGAAATGGTTTTCTTTCCCCTACTATACCCCGATTTTTTTGCTAGCTACCACATTACCCCTCCAAGGGGGGTATTGTTATGTGGTCCCCCTGGTACTGGCAAAACTCTAATTGCTCGAGCATTAGCCTGTGCTGCTTCAAAAGCTGGCCAGAAGGTAAGTTTTTATATGCGAAAGGGTGCTGATGTGCTAAGCAAATGGGTTGGTGAGGCCGAAAGACAATTAAAACTGCTGTTTGAAGAGGCCCAAAGGAATCAACCATCcattattttctttgatgaaataGATGGACTTGCTCCTGTAAGGTCTAGCAAACAAGAACAAATTCACAACTCTATAGTTTCAACTTTGCTTGCCTTGATGGATGGTCTTGATTCCAGGGGACAAGTGGTCTTGATTGGAGCAACCAACAGGGTTGATGCCATTGATGGAGCCCTGCGACGCCCTGGAAGATTTGATCGTGAATTCAATTTTCCTTTGCCTGGTTGTGAGGCACGTGCTGAAATATTAGACATTCACACTAGAAAGTGGAAGCAGCCTCCTTCAAAGGAGCTAATATTGGAGCTAGCAGCTACTTGTGTGGGATATTGTGGTGCTGATTTGAAGGCTCTCTGTACTGAAGCTGCTATTCGTGCCTTCCGCGAAAAATACCCTCAAGTATACACCAGTGATGACAAATTTCTAATAGACGTTGATTCGGTAAAGGTGAAAAAGGATCACTTTGTAGAAGCCATGTCAACAATCACACCTGCTGCACATAGAGGTTCAATTGTGCACTCCAGGCCATTATCATCTGTTGTTGCACCATGTCTACACAGGCATCTCAAGAAAGCCATGGGCattatctcaaatatttttcctgCTCTTGAAGTTTCATCAGAACTGACCAAGCTTTCTATGCTTTCCTATGGTTCTGCTGTTCCCCTTGTGTATAGGCCTCGACTTCTGATATGTGGTGAAGAAGGTGTTGGACTG GATCATCTGGGACCTGCAATTTTGCATGAATTGGAAAAATTTCCTGTTCATTCTCTTGGACTTCCATCTCTTCTTTCAGACCCTAGTGCAAAGACACCTGAGGAGGCATTGGTTCATATATTTGGTGAAGCGAGGAGAACCACTCCATCAATTCTTTACCTACCACAGTTCAATCTTTGGTGGGAGAAT GCACACGAGCAGCTTAAGGCTGTTCTAACAACACTGTTGGAGGAATTGCCATCCGATTTTCCCATATTATTGCTTGGGACGTTCACAGTTCCACTTTCTGAACTTGGCGAGGAACATTCTTCTATATTTTCTCTCTGTAATGT CTATCAAGTGGACAAACCCTCATCTGAAGATAGATCAATGTTTTTTGGCCGTCTGATGGAAGTGGCATTGTCGATACAGTCAGATGGAGTAAGAGAAAAGTCAAAGAAATCAGGTTCCCTTCCAGAACTTCCAAAAGTTCCAAAAGTGGCTTCTGGTCCAAAGGCCTCCGAGTTAAAAGCCAAGGCAGAAGCTGAGCAACATGCTTTACGCCGATTGCGGATGTGTCTTCGGGATGTTTGCAACCG GATTTTGTATGATAAAAGGTTCAGCGTTTTTCATTATCCAGTCCAAGATGAGGATGCTCCAAACTATCGGTCAATCATCCAGAACCCCATGGATATGGCAACTTTGTTGCAGCTTGTTGACAGTGGAAAGTATGTTACATGCAGAGCATTCTTGGAAGATTTTGACCTCATTCTTACTAATGCAAAG AAGTATAATGGAGATGACTACAATGGAGCTAGGATTGTGAGTAGAGCTCACGAGCTTCGGGATGCA GTGCATGGAATGCTGTCACAGATGGATCCTGCACTGGTGGCATTCTGTGAAAAGATCGAAGCTGAAGGGGGTCCAGTCCCTTTGCCTGATGAATTGGCAGGTTCATTTCCTCCAACTCCGGTTGTTCAGCTGGCTACAGTTACCAGAGCAAGTGCGCGGCTTCGCAATGTCCAACCAGAGGTTAATTTGGACCAAAGCTATGAAGCGCTGAAACGACCGAAGAAGAACTCAGATACTGCTCATGCAG GCCTAACGGCAGAAGATGGACCAAGGATTCAGGAGGTCCCACAATCGAAGTCACCTCAAGAACCCGAAGAAGATGATACAAATGCAGGAGGATCAGAAAGCTCGCCAGCTGATCCCAGCCCATGCGAACGCGAAACTACAGAAGAGACCTCTGCGTGCAGATCCGAAGATGTTCTCATGTCAGATGGAGAGATTTACAGTAAAATCGAGTCTGTGAAGCGGATTTTCATGGAGCGTACCGAAGACTATGGCATTCCACAGCTGGAAAGGCTCTACACCCGCGTAATGAAAGGTGTTTTCGAAACCAAAGGTAGTGAACCTGGGGACGACCACAAGTCCTCGATTTTGAGCTATTTGTTCAAGTTTGCTGAAAACAAGGCAAATTTTTGA